Proteins encoded in a region of the Populus nigra chromosome 3, ddPopNigr1.1, whole genome shotgun sequence genome:
- the LOC133689931 gene encoding U-box domain-containing protein 35 yields MSVSLTDQTGYLHQEEDARTNVYTESSYQHQQCYYAESRSVCEIEEENYSSDLFEINHGVPLESIKEDIEGSLFSFDVYGEHQKDCVYVGVGKSESSIDALSWTLKNAIIDSNTMVFLVHIFPEIHFIPSPLGRLPKSQVSAQQVENYMAQERDKRRELLQKLINMCSASKVKVDTILVESDTVGKAMMDLITVVNMRKLILGTSKSNLRKLRSKRGNGIADQVIQNAPEFCDVKIICDGKEVVIDQMVGSPLTLADNPSEKSFTLQDESNTNNDSFACMCFKSPKVM; encoded by the exons ATGTCTGTATCATTAACAGATCAAACCGGTTACCTGCACCAAGAAGAAGATGCAAGAACTAATGTTTATACTGAAAGTTCATATCAACACCAGCAGTGCTATTATGCTGAAAGCCGTAGCGTATGTGAGATTGAAGAAGAGAATTATTCAAGTGATCTCTTTGAGATTAATCATGGGGTGCCTTTGGAATCCATCAAAGAAGACATAGAAGGGAGTTTGTTTTCCTTTGATGTATATGGAGAGCATCAGAAAGATTGTGTTTATGTTGGTGTAGGAAAGAGTGAGTCTAGCATTGATGCACTGTCTTGGACATTGAAGAATGCTATTATTGATTCCAATACCATGGTTTTTCTCGTCCATATCTTCCCTGAGATACATTTCATACCTTCTCCTT TGGGTAGGCTTCCAAAGAGTCAAGTTAGTGCTCAGCAGGTGGAGAATTACATGGCCCAAGAAAGAGACAAGAGGAGAGAACTCCTACAAAAGCTCATCAACATGTGTTCTGCATCCAAG GTTAAGGTAGACACCATCCTCGTTGAAAGTGATACGGTTGGGAAAGCTATGATGGACCTCATTACAGTTGTCAACATGAGAAAGCTGATTCTTGGAACCTCCAAGTCCAATCTAAG GAAGTTGAGGTCTAAGAGAGGAAATGGGATAGCTGATCAAGTAATTCAAAACGCACCCGAGTTCTGCGATGTTAAGATCATATGCGATGGAAAGGAAGTGGTGATTGACCAGATGGTTGGATCACCTTTAACCCTTGCTGATAATCCCAGTGAAAAGTCTTTCACGTTGCAAGATGAATCCAATACAAATAACGACTCGTTTGCTTGCATGTGTTTCAAATCACCGAAagtaatgtaa